Proteins encoded by one window of Methylosinus sp. PW1:
- the murC gene encoding UDP-N-acetylmuramate--L-alanine ligase, translating to MRMPRRLGPIHFVGIGGIGMSGVAEILLAQGYDVQGTDAADSANLQRLAGKGACVHVGHDAEWLGEAAVVVVSSAIKRDNPELVAARARRLPVVKRAEMLAELMRDKRCVAVAGTHGKTTTTSLVATLLDAGGLDPTVVNGGIINAYGTNARPGAGEWMVVEADESDGTFLKLPAEVAIVTNVDPEHLDHFGDFDGVKKGFRSFIENLPFYGFAAVCLDHPTAREIIGQVEDRRVISYGESAEAEARLLDLDLSGGVGRFSVLLRDRDSGAETRLDELLLPAAGRHNALNATAAIAVAYRLGVPADKIRDGLARFEGVKRRFTKTGEWKGVSIFDDYGHHPVEIAAVLRAARASTKGKVIAIMQPHRYTRLQSLFDQFADCFSDADVALIADVYPAGESKIEGVDGPALARAADAQGHERASAFASPQELPGLIREIAAPGDYVVFLGAGDITKWAYALPAQLAELAP from the coding sequence ATGAGAATGCCGCGCCGTCTCGGCCCCATTCATTTCGTCGGCATTGGCGGAATCGGAATGTCCGGCGTCGCCGAAATTCTGCTCGCGCAAGGCTATGATGTGCAGGGCACGGACGCCGCCGACAGCGCCAATCTGCAACGGCTCGCCGGCAAGGGCGCGTGCGTGCATGTCGGGCATGACGCCGAATGGCTGGGCGAGGCCGCCGTCGTCGTCGTGTCGAGCGCGATCAAGCGCGACAATCCCGAGCTCGTCGCGGCGCGCGCGCGGCGCCTGCCCGTGGTCAAGCGCGCGGAGATGCTCGCGGAGCTGATGCGCGACAAGCGCTGCGTCGCCGTCGCCGGGACGCATGGCAAGACGACGACCACCTCGCTGGTCGCCACTCTGCTCGACGCCGGCGGCCTCGATCCGACGGTCGTGAACGGCGGCATCATCAACGCCTATGGCACGAATGCGCGGCCGGGCGCCGGCGAATGGATGGTGGTGGAAGCCGACGAGAGCGACGGCACATTCTTGAAGCTGCCGGCGGAAGTCGCCATCGTGACCAATGTCGATCCCGAGCATTTGGATCATTTCGGCGATTTCGACGGCGTGAAGAAGGGCTTTCGTAGCTTTATCGAAAATCTGCCATTCTATGGCTTCGCGGCCGTCTGCCTCGATCATCCGACCGCGCGCGAGATCATCGGCCAAGTCGAGGATCGCCGCGTCATTTCCTATGGCGAGAGCGCGGAGGCCGAGGCGCGCTTGCTCGATCTCGATCTTTCCGGCGGCGTCGGACGCTTTTCGGTTCTGCTGCGCGATCGTGACAGCGGCGCAGAGACGCGGCTCGATGAGCTGCTGCTGCCGGCGGCGGGACGGCACAATGCGCTCAACGCCACGGCCGCCATTGCGGTGGCGTATCGGCTCGGCGTTCCCGCAGACAAGATTCGCGACGGGCTCGCGCGCTTTGAGGGCGTGAAACGGCGCTTCACCAAGACGGGCGAGTGGAAGGGCGTTTCCATCTTCGACGATTACGGCCATCATCCGGTCGAGATCGCCGCCGTGCTGCGCGCCGCGCGCGCCTCCACCAAGGGCAAGGTAATCGCCATCATGCAGCCGCATCGCTACACGCGGCTGCAATCCTTGTTCGATCAATTCGCCGACTGCTTCAGCGACGCCGATGTCGCGCTGATCGCCGATGTCTATCCGGCCGGCGAGAGCAAGATAGAAGGCGTCGACGGCCCGGCGCTGGCGCGCGCCGCTGATGCGCAAGGGCATGAGCGCGCGAGCGCCTTCGCTTCGCCGCAGGAGCTGCCGGGATTGATCCGCGAGATCGCCGCGCCGGGGGATTATGTGGTGTTTCTCGGCGCCGGCGACATTACGAAATGGGCTTATGCGCTGCCGGCGCAATTGGCGGAGCTCGCGCCATGA
- the murB gene encoding UDP-N-acetylmuramate dehydrogenase: MSFPDISAEIVALAPELRGRLSANEPLAPLTWFRVGGPAQLLFSPADEDDLAYFLARLPREIPVTIIGLGSNLIVRDGGVPGVVVRLTAKGFGAITVEEGERIRVGAAVPDVKLARAAADAGIDGLAFYRGIPGGVGGALRMNAGAHGGETKDALLEARGVDRSGNARVYANADLGFSYRHSDAPDDVIFTQALYQGRKGDPATILAEMERITQAREASQPIREKTGGSTFANPPGHKAWQLIDEAGCRGLVIGDAQVSEMHCNFLVNRGQATAADVEALGEEVRRRVREKSGVVLRWEIKRIGLALS, encoded by the coding sequence ATGAGCTTTCCGGATATCTCGGCCGAGATCGTCGCGCTCGCGCCCGAATTGCGTGGGCGTCTTTCCGCCAATGAGCCGCTCGCGCCGCTCACCTGGTTTCGAGTCGGCGGGCCGGCGCAGCTTCTCTTCTCGCCGGCGGACGAGGACGATCTCGCTTACTTTCTCGCGCGTTTGCCGCGCGAGATCCCGGTCACAATCATCGGCCTCGGCTCCAATCTCATCGTGCGCGACGGCGGCGTGCCGGGCGTGGTGGTGCGGCTGACGGCCAAGGGCTTCGGCGCCATTACGGTGGAGGAGGGCGAGCGCATTCGCGTCGGCGCGGCCGTTCCCGATGTGAAGCTCGCGCGCGCGGCGGCGGACGCCGGCATAGACGGTCTCGCTTTCTATCGCGGCATTCCGGGCGGCGTCGGCGGCGCGCTGCGCATGAATGCGGGCGCGCATGGCGGCGAGACCAAGGATGCGCTGCTCGAGGCGCGCGGCGTCGATCGTTCCGGCAACGCGCGCGTCTACGCCAACGCCGATCTCGGCTTCTCCTATCGCCATAGCGATGCGCCGGACGATGTGATCTTCACGCAGGCGCTGTATCAGGGCCGCAAGGGCGATCCCGCGACGATCCTCGCGGAGATGGAGCGCATCACGCAGGCGCGCGAAGCCTCGCAGCCCATTCGCGAGAAGACGGGCGGCTCCACTTTCGCCAATCCGCCCGGCCATAAAGCTTGGCAATTGATCGACGAGGCCGGTTGCCGCGGGCTCGTGATCGGCGATGCGCAGGTCAGCGAGATGCATTGCAATTTCCTCGTCAATCGCGGCCAGGCGACGGCCGCCGACGTCGAGGCGCTGGGCGAGGAGGTGCGGCGGCGCGTGCGGGAGAAGAGCGGCGTTGTGCTGCGCTGGGAGATCAAGCGGATCGGCCTCGCCCTCTCATGA
- a CDS encoding AbrB/MazE/SpoVT family DNA-binding domain-containing protein — translation MRRSVYATLGVDHRITLPRALREYLRLQPGDSLRFVIDDEGVSLERVPHMDQDCFSTFTEWASADDDEAYANL, via the coding sequence ATGAGACGGTCGGTCTATGCGACGCTCGGAGTGGATCATCGGATCACGCTGCCGCGCGCCCTACGCGAATATCTCCGCTTGCAGCCGGGAGATTCTCTGCGTTTCGTGATCGACGACGAGGGTGTTTCGCTCGAGCGCGTCCCTCATATGGACCAGGATTGCTTCTCGACCTTTACGGAATGGGCGAGCGCTGACGACGACGAGGCCTATGCCAACCTGTGA
- a CDS encoding D-alanine--D-alanine ligase: MTAPVAVHVAVLMGGFSSEREVSLRSGEASANALESVGFRVTRVDVGRNVAEVLAKLAPDVAFNALHGRFGEDGAIQGVLEILRIPYTHSGVLASSLAMKKDVAKSVMAAAGVPVPRGRVVHRLEAAKAHALEPPYVLKPVSEGSSFGVFIVKEGRSHPPQELAAADWRHGDFMLAENFVDGRELTCAVMGDRALDVIEILPVSEDFYGFDAKYAKGGSKHVLPANLKQNIYQEVQQLALEAHRALGCRGVSRADFRYDDRPGGTGELVVLEVNTQPGMTETSLVPEMAAYAGYSFGELVRWMVEDASCDR, translated from the coding sequence ATGACTGCTCCCGTCGCCGTTCACGTCGCCGTGCTCATGGGCGGATTCTCCTCGGAGCGAGAGGTCTCGCTGCGCTCGGGCGAGGCCAGCGCCAATGCGCTGGAGAGCGTCGGCTTTCGCGTCACCCGCGTCGATGTCGGCCGCAACGTCGCCGAGGTTCTGGCCAAGCTCGCGCCGGATGTGGCCTTCAACGCGCTGCATGGACGCTTCGGCGAGGATGGCGCCATTCAGGGCGTGCTGGAGATTCTGCGCATCCCCTACACGCATTCCGGCGTGCTCGCCTCGTCTCTGGCGATGAAGAAGGATGTGGCCAAGAGCGTGATGGCGGCGGCCGGAGTGCCTGTGCCGCGGGGCCGGGTCGTGCATCGTCTCGAGGCGGCCAAGGCCCACGCCCTCGAGCCCCCTTACGTGCTGAAGCCGGTGAGCGAGGGGTCGTCCTTCGGCGTCTTCATCGTCAAGGAGGGGCGCTCGCATCCGCCGCAGGAGCTGGCCGCCGCCGACTGGCGCCACGGCGATTTCATGCTGGCGGAGAATTTCGTCGACGGCCGCGAGCTCACTTGCGCGGTGATGGGCGACCGCGCTCTCGACGTCATCGAGATACTCCCCGTGTCGGAGGACTTCTACGGTTTCGACGCGAAATACGCGAAAGGCGGGTCGAAACACGTGCTTCCGGCGAATCTTAAACAAAATATTTACCAAGAGGTCCAACAGTTGGCGCTCGAGGCCCATCGGGCTCTCGGCTGTCGTGGCGTCAGCCGTGCGGACTTTCGATACGACGATCGACCCGGAGGTACGGGCGAGCTCGTCGTGCTGGAGGTCAACACGCAGCCGGGCATGACCGAGACCTCGCTGGTTCCCGAAATGGCGGCATATGCCGGATATTCGTTTGGCGAGCTCGTAAGATGGATGGTGGAAGACGCGTCCTGCGATCGTTGA
- a CDS encoding cell division protein FtsQ/DivIB, whose product MREPVEALFDVAHPHPVQASYQAGALQPGAYSAPYVNPVASQPAERRSRPAAAPRTERGRLSRLAALPGIGTAALALLFGGVGFVGVAHNGGYAEFVARNGAPRDIVARALGFSIEVVTISGLGELSEGDVLAASGVKPTHSLLFLDAETIRERLTALPLVESARVLKLYPDRLIIALEGRRPFALWQRDGKLSVVAADGVVIDEMRDERFLGLPFVVGEGAEKRLDEYMRLLEAAGDLKSRVRAGILVSGRRWSLDMTNGVEVKLPEQDPEAALAILQRLQREARILDKDVISIDLRAPGRVAARLSEEAAATRAAASSRGSHKGGQT is encoded by the coding sequence TTGAGAGAGCCTGTCGAGGCTCTCTTCGATGTCGCGCATCCGCATCCCGTCCAAGCTTCGTATCAAGCCGGCGCTCTTCAGCCCGGCGCCTATTCCGCTCCTTACGTAAATCCCGTCGCTTCCCAGCCGGCCGAGCGGCGCTCCCGCCCGGCGGCGGCTCCGCGCACGGAGCGCGGGCGTCTGTCGCGGCTCGCCGCTCTGCCGGGAATCGGCACGGCGGCGCTCGCTCTGCTGTTCGGCGGCGTCGGCTTTGTCGGCGTCGCGCATAATGGCGGCTATGCGGAATTCGTCGCCCGCAATGGCGCGCCGCGTGATATCGTGGCGCGCGCGCTCGGCTTTTCCATCGAGGTCGTCACCATCAGCGGGCTCGGCGAGCTCTCCGAGGGCGACGTGCTCGCCGCTTCGGGCGTGAAGCCCACGCATTCGCTGCTCTTTCTCGACGCCGAGACGATTCGCGAGCGGCTGACCGCGCTGCCGCTGGTGGAGAGCGCGCGCGTGCTGAAGCTCTATCCCGATCGGCTCATTATTGCGCTCGAGGGGCGTCGGCCCTTCGCGCTCTGGCAGCGCGACGGCAAGCTCTCTGTCGTCGCCGCCGATGGCGTCGTCATCGACGAGATGCGCGACGAGCGATTTCTGGGCCTGCCCTTCGTCGTCGGCGAGGGCGCGGAGAAGCGGCTCGACGAATATATGCGGCTGCTGGAGGCCGCCGGCGATCTCAAATCGCGCGTGCGCGCCGGCATTCTCGTCTCCGGGCGGCGCTGGTCGCTCGACATGACCAATGGCGTCGAGGTCAAGCTCCCCGAGCAGGATCCAGAGGCGGCGCTCGCCATTCTGCAACGACTCCAGCGTGAGGCCAGGATCCTCGATAAGGATGTGATCTCGATTGATTTGCGCGCGCCGGGACGCGTGGCGGCGCGCCTCTCCGAGGAGGCGGCCGCTACGCGTGCGGCCGCGAGTTCGCGTGGTTCACACAAGGGCGGCCAGACATGA
- the ftsA gene encoding cell division protein FtsA — MKPHLFPPRMKQLGARRSATMAVLDVGTSKIACIIARLTPVGDGSPRGRTHRARVLGIGHQRSRGVKAGQIVDMEEVESALRRTVDAAERMARSQIDAIVVTASGGRLASQHFAAKTRVVSGAVAPSDVHRVLEASAAHVMERGRVVVHSLPTGFSLDGTPGIREPAGMVGGELGVDLHVASCDQAAMRNLLVAVERCHLGIEAAAAAPYVAGLAVLEADEAELGAIVIDMGAGVTSLAVFAGGALAHVDAVTLGGNHITMDIARGLDCRLSDAERLKTLYGAAISSPSDDRETIAFDHVGESGEHPAHAPKSHLVRIIRPRVEETLEFLRDRLAASGFSAHAGRRVVLTGGACMLTGLPEAARRILGGQVRVGRPAGIDGLPESARSPAFAAAVGLLVYPQFAGREYFEPRREAETRGTGTNGYISRVGQWLRDSF; from the coding sequence ATGAAGCCACATCTCTTCCCGCCGCGAATGAAGCAGCTCGGCGCTCGTCGCAGCGCGACCATGGCGGTGCTCGACGTCGGCACGTCGAAGATCGCCTGCATCATCGCGCGGCTGACGCCGGTCGGCGACGGCTCGCCGCGCGGGCGCACGCATCGTGCGCGCGTGCTCGGCATCGGCCATCAGCGCTCGCGCGGCGTGAAGGCCGGCCAGATCGTCGATATGGAGGAGGTGGAGAGCGCGCTGCGTCGCACGGTCGACGCGGCCGAGCGCATGGCGCGCTCGCAGATCGACGCCATCGTCGTCACCGCTTCCGGCGGCCGCCTCGCTTCGCAGCATTTCGCCGCCAAGACGCGCGTCGTCTCCGGCGCCGTCGCGCCCTCCGACGTGCATCGCGTGCTCGAGGCTTCCGCCGCCCATGTGATGGAGCGCGGCCGCGTGGTCGTGCATTCGCTGCCCACCGGCTTCTCGCTGGACGGCACGCCAGGCATTCGCGAGCCGGCCGGCATGGTCGGCGGCGAGCTCGGCGTCGATCTCCATGTCGCGAGCTGCGATCAGGCGGCGATGCGCAATCTTCTGGTCGCGGTGGAGCGCTGTCATCTCGGCATTGAGGCGGCCGCCGCGGCGCCTTATGTCGCCGGCCTCGCCGTGCTGGAGGCCGATGAGGCCGAGCTCGGCGCCATCGTCATCGACATGGGCGCGGGCGTCACCTCGCTCGCCGTCTTCGCTGGCGGCGCGCTGGCGCATGTCGATGCGGTGACGCTCGGCGGCAATCACATCACCATGGATATCGCCCGCGGCCTCGACTGTCGTCTGAGCGACGCCGAGCGTCTGAAGACGCTCTATGGCGCGGCGATCTCCTCTCCCTCCGACGATCGCGAGACGATCGCCTTCGATCATGTGGGCGAGAGCGGCGAGCATCCGGCGCATGCGCCGAAATCGCATCTCGTGCGCATCATTCGTCCGCGCGTCGAGGAGACTTTGGAGTTCCTGCGCGACCGTCTGGCGGCGTCCGGCTTCTCGGCGCATGCGGGGCGGCGCGTGGTGCTCACCGGCGGCGCCTGCATGCTCACGGGCCTGCCGGAGGCGGCCCGCCGCATTCTGGGCGGACAGGTGCGCGTCGGCCGGCCGGCCGGCATAGACGGCCTGCCCGAATCGGCCAGGAGCCCGGCTTTCGCCGCGGCCGTCGGCCTGCTCGTCTATCCGCAATTCGCGGGGCGCGAATATTTCGAGCCGCGTCGCGAGGCGGAGACGCGCGGGACCGGGACCAATGGGTACATCTCTCGGGTCGGACAGTGGTTGAGAGACAGTTTCTGA
- the ftsZ gene encoding cell division protein FtsZ: MTINLKAPELRELKPRILVCGVGGGGGNAVNNMIMSGLSGVDFLIANTDAQALASARAEHIIQMGLQVTEGLGAGAQPEVGRAAAEEAKDEIREHLNGAHMVFVTAGMGGGTGTGAAPVIAATAREMGILTVGVVTKPFHFEGARRLRIAEGGIAELQKSVDTLIIIPNQNLFRIATEKTTFADAFAMADQVLYSGVASVTDLMVKEGLINLDFADVRSIMRGMGKAMMGTGEATGERRASLAAEAAIANPLLDEVSMKGARGLLISITGGNDLTLYEVDEAASRIRQEVDEDANIILGATFDSSLEGVVRVSVVATGIDLPSTAAEDAAAAEARVLEAAERLRAQVAAQGRVSFVQTVAEPAPQQAYAAPAYAPEPAPAPVERQQPSPYYGEPQQAQAPSRDVYLEQVATRPVYAPEPAPQPAPMMEAHEPYIPPAAELPRMRMPQIEDFPRPVQEQYRQARGDAAAQAPEAARRRTLLERLASFGASRQEDALQGPAAAAAPRPQMRPQAPAPSQGHAEYAKRPVPQAPQQPAGHAGLDPHGRRVAQARSIEEEQLEIPAFLRRQINN; this comes from the coding sequence ATGACGATCAATCTCAAGGCGCCCGAGCTCCGGGAATTGAAGCCCCGCATTTTGGTGTGCGGCGTCGGCGGCGGCGGGGGCAACGCTGTCAACAATATGATCATGTCGGGCCTCTCCGGGGTGGACTTTCTGATCGCCAACACCGACGCGCAGGCGCTCGCCTCGGCGCGCGCCGAGCACATCATTCAGATGGGCCTGCAGGTGACGGAAGGCCTCGGCGCCGGCGCGCAGCCGGAAGTCGGCCGCGCCGCCGCGGAAGAGGCCAAGGACGAGATCCGCGAGCACCTCAATGGCGCGCATATGGTCTTCGTCACCGCCGGAATGGGCGGCGGCACGGGCACGGGCGCGGCGCCGGTCATCGCCGCCACCGCGCGCGAGATGGGCATTCTGACCGTCGGCGTCGTGACCAAGCCTTTCCATTTCGAGGGCGCGCGTCGTCTGCGCATCGCCGAGGGCGGCATCGCCGAATTGCAGAAGTCGGTCGACACTCTGATCATCATCCCGAATCAGAATCTTTTCCGCATCGCCACGGAGAAGACGACCTTCGCCGACGCTTTCGCCATGGCCGATCAGGTGCTCTATTCGGGCGTCGCCTCGGTCACTGATCTCATGGTCAAGGAAGGCCTCATCAATCTCGACTTCGCCGATGTGCGCTCGATCATGCGCGGCATGGGCAAGGCGATGATGGGCACGGGCGAGGCCACCGGCGAGCGCCGCGCCAGCCTGGCGGCGGAGGCGGCCATCGCCAATCCGCTGCTCGACGAAGTGTCGATGAAGGGCGCCCGCGGCCTCTTGATCTCGATCACCGGCGGCAACGACCTCACCCTATACGAGGTGGACGAGGCGGCGAGCCGCATCCGCCAGGAAGTGGACGAGGACGCCAACATCATCCTCGGCGCGACCTTCGATTCTTCGCTCGAGGGCGTCGTGCGCGTGTCGGTGGTGGCGACGGGCATCGATCTGCCCTCCACCGCCGCCGAGGACGCCGCCGCCGCGGAAGCCCGCGTGCTGGAGGCCGCCGAGCGTCTGCGCGCCCAGGTGGCGGCGCAGGGCCGGGTGTCTTTCGTCCAGACGGTCGCCGAGCCGGCTCCGCAGCAGGCCTATGCGGCTCCGGCCTATGCGCCCGAGCCCGCGCCGGCCCCGGTCGAGCGCCAGCAGCCCTCGCCCTATTATGGCGAGCCGCAGCAGGCGCAGGCGCCCTCGCGCGATGTCTATCTCGAGCAGGTGGCGACGCGTCCGGTCTATGCGCCGGAACCCGCGCCGCAGCCGGCGCCGATGATGGAGGCGCATGAGCCCTACATCCCGCCGGCCGCCGAGCTGCCGCGCATGCGCATGCCGCAGATCGAGGACTTCCCGCGTCCGGTGCAGGAGCAGTATCGCCAGGCGCGCGGCGACGCCGCCGCCCAGGCGCCGGAGGCGGCCCGCCGCCGCACGCTGCTGGAGCGTCTCGCCTCCTTCGGCGCGAGCCGTCAGGAGGATGCGCTGCAGGGGCCGGCGGCCGCCGCCGCGCCGCGTCCGCAGATGCGCCCGCAGGCTCCCGCGCCCTCCCAGGGACATGCGGAATACGCCAAGCGCCCGGTTCCCCAGGCGCCGCAGCAGCCGGCCGGACACGCCGGCCTCGATCCGCATGGCCGCCGCGTCGCGCAGGCCCGCTCGATCGAGGAGGAGCAGCTCGAGATCCCGGCCTTCCTGCGCCGCCAGATCAACAACTGA
- the lpxC gene encoding UDP-3-O-acyl-N-acetylglucosamine deacetylase, which produces MTSHRPTRTQTTLGAAVALDGVGAHSGLASRLLLTPAEAGSGIVFSRLGGVDALRAEARNVSSTDLCVRLGAGAASISTIEHLMAALRGLRVDNVAIEVDGPEVPAMDGSAAAFVAAIDEAGIVALDAPRRAIVIRAPVRVADGAAWAELAPAPAGGFSMDVEISYAAAPIGRMRRRMRLTPASFRAEIARARTFGFLSDAERLWREGRALGASLDNTIVLSEGRALNPQGLRFADEFVRHKMLDVLGDLALASAPIVGAFRSYRGGHRLNLALVETLLAAPSAFAIVGGERRPRSRPAARIGASG; this is translated from the coding sequence ATGACGTCGCATCGACCGACGAGGACGCAGACGACGCTCGGCGCCGCAGTGGCGCTGGACGGCGTCGGCGCGCATAGCGGCCTCGCCTCGCGGCTCCTTCTGACGCCCGCCGAAGCAGGCTCGGGAATTGTGTTCTCGCGGCTCGGCGGCGTGGATGCGCTGCGCGCCGAGGCGCGCAATGTCTCCTCCACCGATCTTTGCGTGCGTCTCGGCGCCGGCGCCGCGTCCATCTCGACGATCGAGCATTTGATGGCGGCGCTGCGCGGCCTTCGGGTCGACAATGTCGCCATCGAGGTCGACGGGCCGGAGGTTCCGGCGATGGACGGCTCGGCGGCGGCCTTCGTCGCGGCCATCGACGAGGCCGGAATCGTGGCGCTCGACGCGCCGCGCCGCGCCATTGTGATTCGCGCGCCCGTGCGCGTCGCCGACGGCGCCGCTTGGGCGGAGCTGGCTCCCGCGCCCGCGGGCGGCTTCTCCATGGATGTCGAGATTTCCTACGCCGCCGCGCCCATCGGCCGCATGCGGCGGCGGATGCGGCTGACGCCGGCGAGCTTTCGCGCCGAGATCGCCCGCGCCCGCACCTTCGGCTTTCTGTCGGACGCAGAGCGTCTGTGGCGAGAGGGCAGGGCGCTCGGCGCCTCGCTGGACAACACCATCGTCCTCTCGGAGGGCCGCGCGCTCAATCCGCAGGGGCTGCGCTTCGCCGACGAGTTCGTCCGCCACAAGATGCTGGATGTGCTCGGCGATCTCGCCCTCGCCAGCGCGCCGATCGTCGGCGCTTTCCGCTCCTACCGCGGCGGCCATCGCCTCAATCTCGCTCTGGTCGAGACGCTGCTGGCGGCGCCTTCCGCTTTCGCCATCGTCGGCGGCGAGCGTCGGCCGCGCTCGCGCCCCGCCGCCCGTATCGGCGCGTCCGGCTGA
- the aspS gene encoding aspartate--tRNA ligase codes for MHRYRSHNCGEPREAHAGEKIRLSGWCHRIRDHGGVLFIDLRDHYGLTQCVVDPDSPAFKAAEKLRSEWVARLDGEVRKRPAGTENPDMPTGLVEVYVTEIEVLGPAAELPLPVFGDLPYPEETRLKYRFLDLRREKLHANIMLRGQVIDSLRQRMKSQGFFEFQTPILTASSPEGARDFLVPSRIHPGKFYALPQAPQQFKQLLMVAGFDRYFQIAPCFRDEDARADRSPGEFYQLDIEMSFVTQEDVFASVEPVLRGVFEEFGGAKPVTPVFPKIAFRDAMLKYGSDKPDLRNPLIIADVSAEFARDDVSFKAFKGKVVRAIPAPGAASQPRSFFDKLNDWARSEGAPGLGYIIFDEENGALIGKGPIAKFIPPEALAALAAKGGVKAGDALFFSAGEELKAAKLAGAARLRVGTELGLSKTDVFEFCWIVDFPMYEYNEDDKKIDFSHNPFSMPQGGLEALESKDPLDLLAYQYDIVCNGIELSSGAIRNHRPDIMKKAFEIAGYGEDVLIEKFGGMYRAFQYGAPPHGGIAPGVDRIVMLLAGEENLREVVLFPMNQRAEDLLMGAPSEATAKQLRELHIRLNLPEKG; via the coding sequence ATGCATCGCTATCGTTCGCATAATTGTGGAGAGCCGCGCGAGGCCCACGCCGGCGAGAAAATCCGTCTCTCCGGCTGGTGCCACCGCATTCGCGACCACGGCGGGGTTCTGTTCATCGATCTGCGCGATCATTACGGCCTCACCCAATGCGTGGTCGACCCGGATTCGCCCGCCTTCAAAGCCGCGGAGAAGCTGCGCTCCGAATGGGTCGCGCGCCTCGACGGCGAGGTGCGCAAGCGCCCCGCCGGCACAGAAAACCCCGACATGCCGACCGGCCTCGTCGAGGTCTATGTCACCGAGATCGAGGTGCTCGGCCCCGCCGCCGAGCTGCCGCTGCCGGTCTTCGGCGACCTTCCCTATCCCGAGGAGACGCGGCTCAAATACCGCTTCCTGGACCTTCGCCGCGAGAAGCTGCACGCCAACATCATGCTGCGCGGCCAGGTGATCGATTCGCTGCGCCAGCGGATGAAATCCCAGGGCTTCTTCGAGTTTCAGACGCCGATCCTCACCGCCTCCTCGCCGGAGGGCGCGCGCGACTTTCTGGTGCCTTCGCGCATTCATCCGGGCAAATTCTACGCGCTGCCGCAGGCGCCGCAGCAGTTCAAGCAACTGCTGATGGTGGCGGGCTTCGATCGCTATTTCCAGATCGCGCCCTGTTTCCGCGACGAGGACGCCCGCGCCGACCGCAGCCCCGGCGAGTTTTACCAGCTCGATATAGAAATGAGCTTCGTGACGCAGGAAGACGTGTTCGCTTCGGTCGAGCCCGTGCTGCGCGGCGTGTTCGAGGAATTCGGCGGGGCTAAGCCGGTCACACCGGTCTTCCCCAAGATCGCCTTCCGCGACGCCATGCTGAAATATGGCTCCGACAAGCCGGACCTGCGCAATCCGCTCATCATCGCCGATGTGAGCGCGGAATTCGCGCGCGACGATGTGAGCTTCAAGGCCTTCAAGGGCAAGGTGGTGCGCGCCATTCCGGCGCCGGGCGCCGCGTCGCAGCCGCGCAGCTTCTTCGACAAGCTCAATGATTGGGCGCGGTCTGAGGGCGCGCCGGGCCTCGGCTACATCATCTTCGACGAGGAGAATGGCGCGCTGATCGGCAAAGGCCCGATCGCGAAGTTCATCCCGCCGGAGGCGCTGGCCGCGCTCGCCGCCAAGGGCGGCGTGAAGGCCGGCGATGCGCTGTTCTTCTCGGCCGGCGAGGAGCTGAAGGCCGCCAAGCTCGCCGGCGCCGCGCGTCTGCGCGTCGGAACCGAGCTCGGCCTGTCGAAGACCGACGTCTTCGAATTCTGCTGGATCGTCGACTTCCCGATGTATGAATACAACGAAGACGACAAGAAGATCGACTTCTCGCACAATCCCTTCTCCATGCCGCAGGGCGGCCTGGAGGCGTTGGAGAGCAAGGATCCGCTCGATCTTCTCGCCTATCAATACGACATCGTCTGCAACGGCATCGAATTGTCCTCGGGCGCGATCAGAAACCATCGCCCGGACATTATGAAGAAGGCCTTCGAGATCGCCGGCTATGGCGAGGATGTGCTGATCGAGAAATTCGGCGGCATGTATCGCGCCTTCCAATATGGCGCCCCGCCGCACGGCGGCATTGCGCCGGGCGTCGATCGCATCGTGATGCTGCTCGCGGGCGAGGAGAATTTGCGCGAGGTGGTGCTGTTCCCGATGAATCAGCGCGCCGAAGATCTGCTGATGGGCGCGCCCTCCGAGGCGACGGCCAAGCAGCTGCGCGAATTGCACATCCGCTTGAACCTGCCCGAGAAGGGCTGA
- a CDS encoding GNAT family N-acetyltransferase, which produces MIHIRPAARADSALVAAFVRELADYEKLSHEVEASEETLAEALFGGAPRVFCDIAEWDGAPAGFALWFYTFSSFRGRHGIWLEDIFVRPQFRGAGIGKALLAHLARRCVAEGLGRFEWSVLDWNAPSITFYEAQGAKLMHEWKICRTTGAALEALAEK; this is translated from the coding sequence GTGATCCACATCCGCCCCGCCGCGCGCGCGGATAGCGCGCTGGTCGCCGCCTTCGTGCGCGAGCTCGCAGATTATGAGAAGCTCTCGCATGAGGTCGAAGCGTCGGAGGAGACGCTCGCCGAGGCGCTGTTCGGCGGCGCTCCGCGCGTCTTTTGCGATATCGCCGAATGGGACGGCGCGCCGGCTGGATTCGCGCTGTGGTTCTATACTTTCTCGTCCTTTCGCGGCCGGCACGGTATCTGGCTCGAGGATATTTTCGTGCGCCCGCAATTTCGCGGCGCCGGCATAGGCAAGGCGCTTCTCGCCCATCTCGCGCGGCGCTGCGTCGCGGAGGGACTCGGCCGCTTCGAATGGTCGGTGCTGGATTGGAACGCGCCCTCGATCACCTTTTATGAAGCGCAGGGCGCAAAGCTCATGCATGAATGGAAAATCTGCCGCACGACCGGCGCCGCTCTGGAAGCGCTCGCGGAAAAATAA